The nucleotide window aaaccatggtaaccacaaaataaccatggtaagtgtagtaaaaccatggttttgctgatagtaattaatacaccaaaaaaacatggttactacacttttaccacaataaaaccatggtgaTTTTTCATAAGGGTAATAACTCTGCACAGACTGTATTTTATTGCAGTGTTATCGCCATCATTTTGCAAACAGCCATTGGTCTATCACTTGCGTTGTTGACTGAGTTTTACCAAGGGGATATCCAATGACAGTGTTTtaaaagcagttctgcttacccCAGGTCCACTCACATCTTCTTCGTCTTTAATAACTTTTTTGACATATGCACACTGACAAAGAGCcctaaaagtttgttttttttaagatgtgatTGGGCTagccaaataaaaaataactaatgGGCTGCTGATAAGGTGTCATAagaacttaaaaaataaaacgcaTTACACCGCCACCGCGCCTTGCAGCACCATCAATGAATTCAGCAAAGAAAGAAAGGGGCAGTGATGCGCAATGTACAAGTGTTATGGGCTAGTCAGACAAAAATAGTATGAGATGTATTGGCCCAAAAAGTACATAGACCCACCGGGAAATTGCCTGTTTTGCCAGATGGCCAGTCTTCatctttataaactgaaagccCAGGTTCAGATAAATGTGTAATTGTGCATCACAcagtaaaatgaaaaatatattacactgcaaataccttaaaataataatgaaactatactttaattaaaaaaacagaaaattatgCATGTACAACAACGGTGTAATAATAGTGCTTATGTACTGTCTTGATATAGTATGGCTTTGACAGTATGGTTTGCttctatttataaaacagttccagtccttgattctgattggtcaatagttgTACTTTACTCCACTTTGCATTGTGCCCAATACAAAAATGCAGCCTCTTGGACCTTACTGCTTACTTTAATATCTctgttttacacatttagtGCAGGGGATCTCTGCTCCATGCCTCTCTCATCTAAGGGGTCCCTGCCCACAAAAACGTTGAAGAACCCTGATTTAGAGAAAAGTcacttaacattttaatagcTTTAGATATAAAGAAAGAAGACTAGAATACAATTCTAATAGTCACTCATCACTTCAAAATATATGattacatacaaatatatcctCTATTCATTATTACCATAACCCTACACACAGTACCCTGATCACTATGATACTTTGATACACTATACTTTGTTTCATAATATTAATTGTCATGTATATATATAGgtatttactgtatatgttaAACCTCTCACATATCAGTtggattaaaaaaaagaaatgatcATTGGATCTGCATCTTTGACATTTTTGTTGGGATGAGGGTTAAAATATGGACGGATGGTTCCATTGAATCTACACTGAGTGAATGTGTACAAATGTGACAGATCGTCCATATTATAGAAGGAGATGAGATCACTCTCATAGTCGACAAACACTCCCACTTTCTGAGGTTTGGTGGAGAGATGCAGCTGAATTGGTTTTTCTTCAAAAGCTCCATACGTGTTTGGATCACAGAACACAATGACCCAATAACCCTCACTGGGTTTGTAGAAGATTTTTCCTTTCCTGTTTGCATGTTCTCTCACTACACCCAGTTCCCAGCCTGTTTTCTGTCCCACCTCCACTACCCAAAATGCTTTTCCAGACTTGATCTGAAGATTTCCCAGGATTCCATCCATCAGATCGGATTGCTTTGGGCCGCCCGGAATGTCATGAGCGTTTGCTTTGCCTCTTACTGTTTTGCCATCTTGAGACACTTCCAGAGCTGGATGTGCGTTTTTTTCATCCAGAGTCACATCCACTGTGGAAAGAGAAGAATCTCACTTAAAGAAAAGTTTGAAAGCTTCATAAATAATGATTTAGGAATtcatttgtttttattcttaCCTAAAAACCTCTGAATTCTTATAATTTCtgcaaaaaacatttaaagagtTTATTCTTACAAGAACTGTGGGAGCACTATGACACAGTGATGATAATAATGATGCATTTATCAGATGTAATATTGCACCgatatactgtattttaataTTCTGATATATACTACTATACAgtataataaatgtattaacATACTATGGTAATTAAGTGTTACTGTAAGTTCCCTTTCAGTTGATCAGTACGATTTCACGTTATGACCACGAACTGGGAACACACTTCGCAGGCCAATCTACTTCGAGAAGCTACTAAAACGCCAAAGAAcctggcatgcaggtatttgcatctgTTGGTGCCGCCCCGCTGTGTGAGTATAAAATGTGCATCGGGTGTAATACCAAATCAGCTTTTTCCGCTTCGAAAGCCAGCAGATCAACTGCAATTGAAAAGGTCTCTCTTTGCTCATGGGGATACACTGCGTGGTGAAGTTGGTTGGACGGACAGCACCACAGCGGAGGCTCGTGGATTTCCATCTCTTTAATAGAATCTACTTCGAGAAGCTACCTGTAGGTATTTTTAacgttttgtatttattttagccCTACTTCCCTTTCACTAAGTGGTTATACCACTTGTCAGGCCACCATTGAAAATAAGAACCTGTTCTTAATGACTTGCCTgtaaaaataaaggttaaaaaaaGAATAAGAGCATATAATTAGAGCATATAATAAGAGCATGTTCCCCTATCTCTCCAGGTCTTCTGAGGAACTTGTGAACTATGACCAGGATTAGCCAGCCTCCCTTCCTCTATAGCCAGCAGGTGCATCAAGCAGCTTGGGTCCCTCACAATGAAGTCTCACCTGCCCAGCCACCCATCAGCAGAGGCAGGTGAGGGTCACATTACACAACACCTTTCTCCGTGTGGCCAAAGTGCACACACCGGAAATCTCCTCCGCTCCGTTAATTCCCCTCACACGACTGGCAACAGGTTTCCAGCtggtcgcgttggcttttatgCATGATCCGACTCGGCTGC belongs to Paramisgurnus dabryanus chromosome 2, PD_genome_1.1, whole genome shotgun sequence and includes:
- the LOC141280711 gene encoding pyrin-like, with amino-acid sequence MFFAEIIRIQRFLVDVTLDEKNAHPALEVSQDGKTVRGKANAHDIPGGPKQSDLMDGILGNLQIKSGKAFWVVEVGQKTGWELGVVREHANRKGKIFYKPSEGYWVIVFCDPNTYGAFEEKPIQLHLSTKPQKVGVFVDYESDLISFYNMDDLSHLYTFTQCRFNGTIRPYFNPHPNKNVKDADPMIISFF